The genomic window CCGAATCTAGTGCGCCGAGTGCGCCACAAAGCGCTTCGAAAGAAAGTAGTGGCGTTTTTGTTACTTCACCAATGGTAGGGACTTTCTACCGCTCGCCAAGCCCAGGCGCGGCTCCCTATGTGAATGTTGGGGATATTGTGAAAAAGGGGCAAACCGTTGGGATTATCGAAGCAATGAAAATTATGAATGAAATCGAAGCAGATTTTGACTGCAAAATTGTCGCGCTTGAAGTCAATGATGGGCAACCGGTAGAATATGGTGCAAATCTCATCAAAGTCGAAAAACTCTAAGGCAAAGTAATGAGTATTGAGAAAAAGAATATACAAAAGATTCTTATTGCAAACCGCGGTGAAATCACGCTACGCGCAATTAGAACAATTCAGGAAATGGGAAAAGAGGCAATCGCTATCTATTCAACCGCAGACAAAGATGCCTATTATCTTGATGTAGCAGATGCAAAAATCTGCGTAGGTGGGGACAAATCGAATGAGAGCTATCTCAATATCCCAGCAATTATGAGCGCGGCAGAGCTTTTAAAAGCTGATGCGATTTTTCCGGGTTATGGATTTTTAAGTGAGAATCAAAACTTTGTGGAGATTTGCTCTCATCACGGCATAGAGTTTATTGGTCCAACCGCTGATGTTATGGTGCTAATGAGCGATAAATCGAAAGCAAAAGATGTAATGAAAGAAGCGGGTGTGCCGGTGATTTTAGGAAGTGATGGTGCGCTTAAGGACTATAAGGAGGCGCAAAAAATCGCTGATGAAATTGGCTATCCCGTGATTCTAAAGGCTGCTGCGGGTGGTGGTGGTAGAGGTATGCGCGTGGTAGAAAAGCCAGAAATGCTTAAGAATCTCTATCTCGCGGCTGAATCTGAAGCTGTTAGCGCATTTGGTGATGGCACAATCTATATGGAGAAATTTATCCGCAATCCTAAACATATTGAGGTGCAGATTCTAGCCGATAAGCACGGCAATGTGTTGCATATCGGTGAGCGCGACTGCTCCGCACAAAGACGTCAGCAAAAACTCATCGAAGAATCTCCAGCAATTGTACTTAAACCTGAAGTGCGCAAAAGGCTTCTTGAAACCGCAGTAAAAGCAGCGCAATACATCAAATATGTGGGCGCGGGGACTTTTGAGTTTTTACTCGATGCGAATTATGAGGATTTCTATTTTATGGAGATGAATACACGCTTACAGGTCGAACACACCGTGAGTGAAATGGTAAGCGGACTTGATTTGGTGGAGTGGATGATACGCATAGCAGAGGGAGAGAAGCTCCCAAATCAAGAAAGCATTAGCTTTAAAGGACATTCTATTGAGTGCCGAATCACCGCCGAAGATCCAGAAAAATTCTACCCTTGCCCGGGTAAAATCACAAAATGGGTAGCACCGGGTGGGGCGAATGTGCGCCTTGATACTCACGCGTATGGTGGATATGTCGTGCCAATGCACTATGATTCTATGATTGGCAAACTCATCGTGTGGGGCAAGGATAGAACCCAAGCCATTAATCGTATGCACCGAGCTTTGAGGGAATTTTGTGTCGAGGGCGTAAAAACAACTATTCCCTTTCACATCAAGATGATGCAAAATCGAGATTTTATTGCTTCAAATATTCACACGAAATATTTGGAACAAAATATGCTTAATTTAGAGCAGTAGGCGAGGATGAGGATTTATTTTACTTAAAGGAGCAAGTATGAAAATTAGCAATACAACACAAAAGCTCGCCCAAGAAGAACTAAGAAGAGACGAGCTAAAAAAACAAGACAATAAGGTAAAGCAAACTCAAGCCGCGCAAAAAAGTGCTGTTGCAAGTAGTGTGGGCAAAAGTGCAGATACAAGCGAGATGAGCAATAACCCACTTGCACAGGATATTAAGAGGATTAATAGCGACATCGGTAAGCTTCAGGTCGCGCAAAAATCACTCAAATCCATAGAGCCAGATGCAAAGAAAATACTAGAACTTTCTAAGGATTATGAGGAAAGCCTAGACAAAACAGAACAAAGTAGCATAAAAGAAGAAATAAGCACATTAAAAAAAGGTATAGAATCTATACTCAAAGGGGCTACTTTTGAGGGTTCTAGCGTATTTAATAAAAACATCAAGGACAACAAAGAGCGAGTGATTTTTGACGCACAAAAACTTGATACAAAGCTCATAAATAATGACGCACAAAAGTTTTATGATGTATTAAAGGAGCAACAAAGTCAGATTCAAGACGCTATCCAAACCCTGCAAGGACAAGCGCAAGAAAGCACAGGCAAACTTGCTTCAAAGGACATTAAGATAGATAAAAATCACAGCACAGAAAGCACTGATGGTTCATTCCTTAAGAAATTTAGCTCACTTTTCCGCGCCTCGCACAATGCAGAAAAATTAAACAATCAGCGAGTGCAAGAGCTTTTAGCTTAGTTTGCCCTAGATTCAAAAGTAATGCCTGTGATACCTTATAGTAGGCAACTCATCGAGCAAGACGATATAGACGCACTTTGCTCTCTTGCACGCTCATCTCATCTCACACAAGGCAATATGACAAAAATCTTTGAAACCGCGATATGTGAAAAATCTAACGCACAATATGCCATTACCTTTAATTCCGCTACCTCCGCACTATATGCGCTTTATGGCGCCTTTATGTATAAATATTTCCCGCAGTATTTAGATTCTAAAAATTCCCAAACAAATACATTCATAGAGGAAATATATTTTGTTACCTCGCCCATAAGCTTTGTGGCTACGACTAATATGATGCTGCAGTGGGGGATTAAACCCATTTTTTGTGATGTAAAGAGCGATGGCAATATTGATGAAAATATCTTAGAAACCTTGCTCACCACGCATAGCAAACGAGATTCTATAAAGGCGATTGTAAGCGTGGATTATGCTGGTAAAAGTGTAGAGATAGAATCCTTACGTGCAATCGCAAACAAACATAATCTTTTATTGTTTTCCGATAGCTCCCATTCATTTGGTGGTAGCTACAATGGCTCTCCTATAGGCTCTCTCGCCGATGCGACTATTTTTAGCTTCCACGCGGTAAAGCCTATCACAACCGCAGAGGGCGGTGCATTAGTAACTAATGATAAAGATTTAGCGCATTATGCGAGGCTTTTGCTCTCTCACGGCGTGGAAAAGCAGGGTTTATGGCACTATGACTGCACACTTGCTGGTATGAATTTTCGTCTAAGTGATCTTGGCTCGGCACTCGGGCTTAGTCAGTTTCAAAAGATTGAACGTTTTATCGCACATCGCCATCAAATCGCACTTTTTTATGATGAGTTTTTTAAGGACAATATACACTTTCATACCATTCCCATAGATTCACACATTGTGAGCACTCATCATCTCTACCCGATTTTGCTACTCCCACACCTCCATACTCATAAGGAGCAAATCTTTAAATCCTTACAGGCACAAGGACTTGGTGTGCAGGTGCATTACAAACCCATTTATCAATTTAGCCTTTATAAGAATCTTTTTGGTGAGATGAGTTTGCCTAATGCCGATAATTTTTATCTCTCTACCCTCTCTATCCCTTGTCATCAGGCTTTGAGTATGGAACAGGCACAAGATATAGCCAATATTGTTTTGAAAGAATGCAATAAAATCCGCTAATCCACAAAGCGCAAAAAAGCCATCGCTACTCATAGATTTAAACAATACACAATAGATTCAAAAAAGCACCAAACTCGCTTAATCCTCGCATACGCGCATAAAACAATGTATTATTTACTTTCTTTCAATACAATTTAGCATATATTGTTCATTTCATTACACAATGGAGATTATTATGTTTAATCGTCTCTCGCTTCGAATCAAATTAGCTTCTCTTGTCTTTGCTTCCACTATTAGTTTTGCTGTGCTTGTTGTATTTGTATTTGTCGAACAAGAAGAACTCGCACAGCAAGCAAGTGATCATTTATATCAAGTCATTCAAACAGAAGTCGAGCAACGTATAAAACTCTCTACAGATTTACTCGCAGAGTCGCTTGGCACACTCGTCAAGGGACGTAATGAAGCCGAGCAGATTCGCATTATCGCTGAAGCCATAGAGGATTTTCGCTTTGAAGATGATAAATCTGGTTATTTTTTCGCCTATAAAGAATATGTCCCTGTGGCTCACCCTACGCGCAAAGACTTAATTGGCAAATCTCTTGCGCAGACCAAAGATGCAAATGGCGTATATTATGTGCGAGAGCTTTATGATAGCGCAAAAACGCAGACAAAAGAGGGAAAATTCGTGCATTTTGTGTTTTCAAAGCCTATGCCTAATGGTTCTTTAGATAATGCACCAAAAATCGCCTATGCCGCGCTCATACCAAACACACAAGATATTTGGCTATCTACTGGCGTATATATAGATACCCTAGGCATTTATACACAGGATATTTCATCGATTCTTATAGATTTGGTGCATAGCACAATGGGAGAGGCTGTCATCATAGGCTTATGTGTATTTATTTGTGTGTTTGTGCCACTGATTATACTTTTCTACCGCTCATTGTTTAGGAGCGTTCGTGTCTTGCGAGAGAACTTGACTTTATTCTTTAAATATCTTAGCCACGAGAGCACTAAGATAGACATCATTGAGCTTGAAGGCAAAGATGAGTTTGCGCAAATGGTGCGTGATATTAAAGAAAATATCAAAGATGTAACCACAGGCTTAGAGCAAGACCAAAAGCTTGTAAAGCAGTCTTTGCAGGTTATTGAAAGGGCAAAACAAGGATATGCTGACACGCTTATTGAACTTAAAGGACATAATCCCGAATTGAATAAATTACGAGATTCTATGAATGACCTTTTAGAACTTCTCCAAAATGCGGTAGGAAAGAATCTCCCAGAGATTGTTCGTGTATTCGATAGCTATACTAAACTAGACTTCACCACAGAAGTAAAAGATGCAAGTGGTAGAGTAGAAGTTGTTACAAATACTCTAGGCGAAGAGATTAGAAAAATGCTCTCTACAAGTGCTGCCTTTGCTCAAACATTAGGTAATGAAGCACAAGGCTTACAAGAAGCAGTGAATAAACTCACAAATCTTACAAACTCTCAAGCAAGTAGCTTAGAACAAACAGCTCAAGCAGTAGAAGAAATTACTTCATCTATGCAAAATGTAAGCAGTAAGACAAGTGAAGTCATTCAACAAAGTGAAGATATTAAAAATGTCATTGGCATTATTAGAGACATTGCAGACCAAACAAACTTACTTGCTCTTAATGCAGCAATAGAAGCTGCACGTGCAGGAGAGCACGGAAGAGGATTTGCTGTTGTTGCTGATGAAGTAAGAAAACTAGCAGAGCGCACTCAAAAATCTCTAGGTGAGATTGAAGCCAATACAAATCTCTTGGTTCAATCTATTAATGATATGGGTGAATCTATTAGAGAGCAAACAACTGGTGTTACTCAAATTAATGATGCTATATCACATTTAGAATCTGTAACACAAGAGAATGTTGAGATTGCTAATGCAAGCTCAGAGATTAGTGAAAGAGTAGATAAAGTAGCTAAAGATATTCTAGATGATGTGAATAAGAAGAAGTTCTAAGCTCTAAGTAGGGCTTAAAAGTTTGCTTGGCTCTAGTAGCTAAGAGTCATCAAAAACTAGGGCTTTATCTAAAGACTTTAGCTCTATGGGCTATGAGCTAATAGATGAAGTTTTAGACTAAAAGTCTCTAGTGGCTCTTATGTCCTCTATGATAGAAAAATTTAAAGCAACCAATTTGCTTTAAATCCCAAAGACTACTCTTGCCCTAGTAAGTATGCTATTGGATAAAAGAAATGCTTAACTCATTAAAATAGGGATTGTGCCTAAGATAGAAAGAGCACTAGCCATAGCTCTTGCGAGATTCTATAAAGATTTAATATTCTTTAGGGTAGAAAGAAAAGAGCAATCTAACCAAAAGAGGCTTTATTATAAAACACACAAAAGATTATCTCAATTCCCCAAACATCATTAGCCATAAACCAAAGTAATAAGATAAGATTGTTAAGCTTCCCAAAACTCATAAAGGCTAAAATAACGATGTATCCCATAAAAACTATAACTAAAATAATTCCTAAAGGGTTTTTATGATGCTTCAAGACTCTTGGGCTTCTTTGAGAAATGCCACTCCATATATTAAGATGAATAAATAATGCTACTTACTCAAAATGGAATTTGTGTGCTATGAGCTTGGCTCTTTGAAAATGCTCCTTATTTAAAGATTCTTATAAGATTTATCAAATCTCACTTCTTTTAGAAACTTTGCCAAAGTATATTAGAATAAGAAAGACATTAAAGCAAATAAGTAGCATTTACTTATTTGCTTTAATGTCTTTGTGATACTTACTTATCTTTGCTTTACTTTTATATATAAACAAAATACTTTATAAAAGCTTTATCCTTATATTTAGAATAATCTACTCCATAGAAATGGCTTTTAATAAGGATTTAGAATCTAGCTTAGGCAATCCTTGAAAACGAGTAAAAACAATAAAGATAAAGCACAAGTAAAAGCATTAAGGAATCTAGGATAAATGGCTATTATTCTAAGAATGATGATAAAGTCATAAGGAGAATGATTAAGTGCAGTGGCAAAACCACAGAGCCACACTTATATATTTATCCCCTTTTATTTGAAATATACCGCTCACGCACTTAAAAAACTTTTTGTGAAAGAAAGATTCTATCTCATCTTACCTCTCACTTAGAATCTTCATCTTGCCATTTTCTACGACTACATACATATCTTTCTTGCCATTTGAGTTAAAGCTTGGTTTGCCATTGAGAAATGCCTTATAATCCTGCATAAAGCTTATGCGATACATATTGCGGTGCTCCTCATTTGGATAAATCGAAACATTTATATGTGAAATGTGTATGCTCTTGCTCTCATTCTTAGCAAAAATAAGCCTTTTATGCTCCTTAAATGCCTTGAAGCTCATACCATCTGGGCGATAGAAATTCTGCTCATCATAAAAGCTTAAATAAGTTTGCAAGTCGCTTTTTTGCCACACATTTTTCCATTGATACAAACTAGAGAGCACAATAGCAAGTTCATCGGTATTTGTTGGCTTAAACTTATCCTCATAAGTAATTAACATCGTTTTTTGCCAATCAATAAGCTTGTCATATTTTTTTAGAATCTCATTATCAATGGCGATACACCCGCGCGTATTAAGCTCTTCCCTATCACCATTAAGTGGTAAGCCGTGTATCCAGATTCCCCCGCCTGTCTTTTTCAAAGATCTATCATACACATTAGGATAGCTTGTAGCAAATGCGAGTGGTCCATAATATTGATCTAACCCCGTTAAACGCGCGTTCAAATCATATGAGCCAATGGGTGTGGTTAAATCGCCCTCTTTTTTCTTATTCCCCTTACCCTTTGCCACAAGCGCACTTGAAGTGCCAAGCTCCTTTAGCTTTGCATTTTGCAATTCGTAAAGAGTGAGTGAGGGCATACTCTTGTTTGATACAAACAAAAATTTCATATCCTCAAAATATCCATATTCTGTGCTATTGTCCTTCAAATATTCCGCCCAATACTCCTTGTTGAGCAGATATTCCTCGAGTATGCCTTCCACCGCTCCTATACCATTTTTTTTGTATTCATTGACAAGCTTTAGCATTTGCGCATCAATACCAAACACGCTTGAGAACCCCACAGCTACGCACAAGAGCCATTTTACTAATGCATTCATTCTTCACTACTCCTTTTTGCATTATTCATTAAAATCATATCCAATTTTTTTCAACACATCTTTTTGTTTGCTCCAGCCTTTTTGCACTACCACATCAAGCTGTAAAAACACATTCTTGCCACTAAAAACCTGCATTTTTTCTCTCGCACCTATGCCTATGCGTTTGATGCTTGAGCCCTCCTTGCCAATCACAACCGCCTTTTGACTATGCTTTTCTACAATGATATGCGCGTGGATTCTATCAAGCTTTTGATTTTCTTTGAAGCTTTTTATCAGCACATCGGCTTCATATGGAATCTCATCGCTAAGATTCTCAAAAAGACTTTCCCGTATCATTTCTTTATAAATTTCTTTAAGATTTACAGGTGTAAGTAACTCTTCATCATAAAAAAATGGCGCAAAAGGTAAGTGCATAGCGACTTGACGCAAAATATAATCCCTATCAAATCCCTTTTTCACGCTTATAGGGATGAGCTCAAGAAAATACGTATCATAGGCTTGATACTGCGCGATTTTTAGCAAAAGCTGCTCCTTACTACAAGTATCACTTTTTGTTAAAAGCAGTATGTGTGCCAAACCACCACTTAGGCGCAAAAATTCCTCATAATGCGCCACCTCATCGCTCACAGGCGCGAGATAAAGTGCCAAATCACAATCCCCCATAGCCTTTAGGGCTTGTGAAAGCATATACTGATTCAAAAGCTTTTCATTATGATGAATACCCGGCGTATCCACAAACACAATCTGTGCGTGCAATGGAGGATATGGCACAATCATTTGCATTTGTTTGCGCGTGGCATTTGCCTTGTGTGATACAAGCGCAATCCTCTCTCCCAAAAGTGCATTAAGCAAAGTAGATTTTCCCGCATTTGGTCTGCCCAGTGTAGCGACAAACCCCGCACGAGTATGCGAATCCTGTGCCTTATGCTTTGGTAGAGGCTCTAGCGTAGGTTTTGAAGTATGTGTGGATTCCATAGATTCTAAAGTATATATCGCGCTAAATCAACATTCTCTACCAAATCCGCCAACGCCTCACGCACCATTTCACCACTTATCTCTACTTCCTTGCCCCTGTATTTATCCACATCAAAGCTAATATCCTCCAAAACTCGCTCTATGGTCGTGTGTAGTCGCCTTGCACCAATATCCTCTGTGCGCTCATTTGCATTATGTGAAAGCCGAGCCAACTCTCTAATCGCCTCATCGCTAAATTCAAGACATATATCCTCTGTATCAAGTAAAAGCTGATATTGCCGCAAAAGAGAACTTTTTGTTTGGGTGAGGATTCTATATAAACTCTCCTCATCAAGTGTGCTTAGCTCCACGCGCAATGGAAATCTTCCCTGCAACTCCGGGATTAAATCACTCGGTTTGCTAAAATGAAACGCTCCCGCCGCGATGAATAAAATATAATCTGTCTTAATCTGCCCATATTTAGTATTGACGACACTTCCCTCTACGATAGGGAGCAAATCCCGCTGTACACCCTCTTTGCTAGGGTCTTGCCTTGAGCTATCTTTATGCCCAAGTGCCACCTTATCAATTTCATCGATAAAAATCACACCGCTTTGCTCTGCTCTCCTTAGCCCCTCCGAGCGGATATTCTCCGTGTCAAGCACAGATTCTGTTGCTTCATTTGTGAGGGCTTCTTTCGCCTCTTTCACACTCATTTCTTTCTTAACTTTATCTTGCGTAACATTGAGCACTTTGAATATAGATTCTTGCATTTTAACCATATCCGGTGGGAGATTATCATCACTGATATTTTGTTTTTTGCTTATCTCCACTTCTATCATCAAGTCATCGACTTCACCCTTAATTACGCGCTGCTTCATTTTCGCAAAACTTATATCATACTCGCTTTTTTTCGCATCACTCGCGCCGCTTGGCAATGGTGGGAGCAGTTTTTGAGTAATTTTTTCGATGATATAGTCATTAATTTGCGCCTGTGCTTTTTGTCTATGCTCATTTTCGACAAGATTTACACTTGCAAGGACCAAATCCCTTACCATAGATTCTACATCTCGACCCACAAAACCCACTTCTGTGTATTTACTCGCCTCAACCTTCACAAAGGGCAATCCCATCATTTTTGCCATTCGTCTTGCAATTTCTGTCTTACCCACACCTGTTGAGCCAATCATAAGAATATTTTTTGGCGTAATCTCCTCCTGCACCTCTTTATCGAGCTTCATTCTTCTATAACGATTTCGTAAAGCAATGGCAACTGCCTTTTTTGCCTCATACTGACCGATGATGTAGCCATCAAGGTAGCTTACAATTTCTTTTGGTGTCATATTTTCTTTCATATACACTCCATTTTATAATTCCAAAATCTTAATCTGCGTATTTGTATAAATACATATCTCCCCTGCGATACGCAAAGATTGCTCAACAAGCTCCTTTGGTGCTAAATTGCTATGTGCATTTAATGCCCGAGCCGCACTTAATGCGTAATTCCCACCACTGCCGATAGCAGCGATTTGTCCATCTTCTGGCTCTACCACATCGCCACTTCCGCTTAAAATAAAGATATGCTCTTTATTAAGCACTATCATCATCGCTTCTAATTTACGCAGATATTTATCGCTTCGCCACTGCTTTGCAAACTCCATTACACTACGCACCAAGTCGCCCTTGCGCCCTTCCAAAATGCGCTCAAATGTATCAAAGAGGCTAAACGCATCGGCGGTGCTTCCAGCAAACCCACTAAGAATTTGCCCATTGTAAAGGGTGCGGATTTTTGTCGCATTCCCTTTTAATACACAATTTCCAAAGGTTACCTGCCCGTCTCCGCCAATAATTGCGCATTGTTTGCCATTATATTCGCCCCGAAAGCCAAGTATGGTGGTCGCCTCAAACATATTTATTCCTTAATGGATTTTATTGTAAGCTTGAGAGTTGCATTGATACTATGCCCCAATTTTACTTGCACTTCAAATTCCCCTGTGTGCTTTATGGCTTGAGGTATGTCAATATGCTTTTTATCAATCTCTATCTTGTGTTCGCTCAAAACCACAGCAATCTCATCTTTAGTAATTGAGCCAAAAAGCGTATCGTTCGCACCCACTTTTTTATGCAAAGTGAGTTTTAAAGATTCTATACTTTGTTTAAGTTGCTTGAGTTCTGCAATCTCTAGTGCCTCTATTTCTTGCTGTTTTTTGATTTGTGCTTTATATTTGTTTATTACCTCATTTGTTGCGCGCTGTGCCTTACCCTTAGCAATAAGAAAATTTTGACCATAGCCATCTTTTACCTCAACAATTTCTCCTTTTTTGCCACAACCCTGCACATTTTCTAAAAGCAAAACTTTCATATTTTCTCCATTTTGTTATAATGGGCGAAATTATAACTCAAAGTAGCCACATTTATGTTAAACATACTGCAAAAAACTTATCCAAATGCCCTATCAATCCACATTCAACACAAAAATATAGCCTACCCGCGCATTGTGATTAAAAACAATCTCTCTATGTATGTGCGCGTGCCACTACATTTTTCACATACGCGTTTGCTCGACTTTGTGATGAATAATCACTTGTGGATAGAATCCACACTGCATAAACTTAAAAACAATCGTATCAATTTACAAACTTGCCTAGAAAATCACAACAATCAAATACTTATTTTTGGCAAATGGTATAAATTGCATCAAATCCACACCTTATCCCCTCAAGCACTCAATTTAAGCCCCAACACATTAGATTCTATCCCAAAGACTTCTTCACTACAAGCAAGGCTTAAGGCTTTACTTTTTGCCTACATTGGCATCAAGGTAGATTCACAAGCAATGCTTATGGGCTTAGAATATCGCTCGGTGAAAATCACTCAAGCCCTATCACGCTTTGGGAGTTGTAGCGGTAAAAACCGCCTCTGCTTTTCCTTTATGCTAATTTTTGCCAAACAGACATTAATTGATTATGTGATTATCCACGAACTAGCCCATATCGTGCATAAAAATCACTCTAAAGCTTTTTGGAATCTTGTGATACAATACTGCCCTGATGCCAAAATATTGCGCGAAAATTTGCGACAAGAGGCTAGAATCTACCCCGCACTTTTACAATATCTAAAGGAGCTAGAATGAAGAATATTCTATGGAGTGTATGTATAGCTGCGAATCTATTTGCCGGAGAATGGGTGATGTTTTCAGATGGCAAAGACACCTATATCTACTCGCAAAATAGCGGAGAGATTTATATTCGTCATCATTTGGGTAAGAAAAATTATGAAGATATATTTGTCAAAATGCCCCGCGGTATGCTTCCTAATGAGATAAATAAAAATCAAGCAGCCACTGCACCCACCACACCAATGGCACCCACTAAACCAAACACAAATGCACTTAAAGATTTTCAGCTCGAGGCACTCAAAAAATCCCAAGAGATACTACACTCTGCTATTGAGTAGCTGTAATTTTTTTAAGCTCATTATAGAGAGCTAGAATCTGCTCCTTCTTTTCATAAAAGCTATTGTTATTAACCACAAGATACGCACTAGATTCCATAATCACTTCATCAATTTTAAGATTATTTTGCGCCATAGTGCTGCCAGTCTCCACAATATCTACAATCGCATCGCTTAAACCCACAAGCGGGGCTAACTCAATCGAACCATAGAGTTTCAAAGATTCGATAGACACAGCTTTGTTTGCAAAATATTTGCGCGTGATATTTGGCATTTTTGTCGCAATCTTTAACTTTGGCTTTTGATAATCTAGACTCTTTCCTACAGGTGAGCCAACCACAACCTTACACTTGCCAAAGCCAAGATTCAAAAGCCGCACGATATTAGCCTCTTGCTCCTCAATCACATCTAGTCCCACAATCCCCACATCAGCCGCCTGATGAAAGACATAGGTCGGCACATCTTGACTACGTACAAGCAAAAAAGTAAAATCATTATGTTCTAAAATTAATTTCCTATCGTCAAAAACAAAATTCCCACTATAAAGTCGTTCAAATAATGCTAAACTCTCTTGTGCTATGCGCCCTTTAGGCAAGGCTATTTTTATCATTTTTCTCTCCTTTCTCTTTTAGAATCTTCCAAATTTTTTAAAGTCTAATTCGCTCATATATGCTTTTGTAAGACTTTTTGCATACCCTTAAACACGAGCGTATTATCATAAATTGCGTTTTCAAAAAAACGTGCAAAAAACTTGCCATCACCCCCTGTGAAATACAATTTCTTTGTGCGTGAGGTATTTTTAATCATTAAAACCACGCTTTTAAGCACACCAAAACTTATGGCATCTGTCGTGTTTTGAGGGAGATTTGCTAGATTCACAGCCATTTCTATACTGCGGTCTAACACGGGCGAAATCTCCGCATACATCTTTCTATATGCCTCCAACCCGGGCATAATATAGCCACCGATATGTATGCCTGAATCCATCACATCAATCGTCATCGCGCTACCCGCGTCAATAATCACTCCATCATCAATCGCCCTGCACGCTGCCTTTCTATCCACGCCTAAGCCTGCATATCCGCTCTCTACCTCAATATGCCCACCTACATTTATACAATAGGGGTGCGAGGCAAGCAGACAGCGCTCAAATCGCTCATTCACGCTAATATAATAAATAGGAATATCGCTTCTTTTTTTTGTGAGCGAATATGGCTTTTCTTTCCATATCTTGCCATTATGGTAAAAATGCAAAAAAGTATTGCCTATATCACACAGAAGCATTATTAAAACCTCTTATATACTTTATCATAAAATATCGTATTTCGATTATAAAAAAGGCTTTTTTTCTTAGACAGATTATGCTTATATACCATAGGGGCAAAATCATCGAAACTTAAAGCGATGAGATAACCACCCTTTTCGAGCGTATAAAGCGTATTGTCTGCAATCACAATGCCACTTAGCACCGCAAAAGGCAGTCGCACCTTACGCAAGAGTTTCAAAGTATGATCAAACTCTAAAATCTCCCCCTCAATGCTAAGCACATATACCTTATTATCATAAAACAACACATCACGCGAATCTATATCATATTTAAAGCTCCTATCATCGATAATCGCACTCACTCTCTTTGCAGTCGCCGCCAAGAGATAATTATCTTTCGCATACATATAAATCACATTACTAAAAAACTTGTCACTTACGATTAAAATATCTTTAATAATCTTATTTTGTGCCTTATCATAGACAAGAATCTTTCCTTCCAAATCAGGAAAAATAACATACTTATCGCCAATTTGCGGTGAAGCAATATAGGAGTTTATCGCTAGGACAGGCGAAAGTTT from Helicobacter typhlonius includes these protein-coding regions:
- the hisG gene encoding ATP phosphoribosyltransferase, whose product is MIKIALPKGRIAQESLALFERLYSGNFVFDDRKLILEHNDFTFLLVRSQDVPTYVFHQAADVGIVGLDVIEEQEANIVRLLNLGFGKCKVVVGSPVGKSLDYQKPKLKIATKMPNITRKYFANKAVSIESLKLYGSIELAPLVGLSDAIVDIVETGSTMAQNNLKIDEVIMESSAYLVVNNNSFYEKKEQILALYNELKKITATQ
- a CDS encoding type III pantothenate kinase, with amino-acid sequence MLLCDIGNTFLHFYHNGKIWKEKPYSLTKKRSDIPIYYISVNERFERCLLASHPYCINVGGHIEVESGYAGLGVDRKAACRAIDDGVIIDAGSAMTIDVMDSGIHIGGYIMPGLEAYRKMYAEISPVLDRSIEMAVNLANLPQNTTDAISFGVLKSVVLMIKNTSRTKKLYFTGGDGKFFARFFENAIYDNTLVFKGMQKVLQKHI
- a CDS encoding plasminogen-binding protein encodes the protein MSQKYIKNMIFKNLIYCTCVCAFIISGCSSKKHFEPKIISGKVNFSDKLSAPIKSATREGAILKDNTLVSYTRGITPIILESNHKFLAEDKNTYVLQKGCGEILIMESAHDFLQSIPFDKCALSADIKGNELALVLIDNTIVYYDIAQKKDLFSQKLSPVLAINSYIASPQIGDKYVIFPDLEGKILVYDKAQNKIIKDILIVSDKFFSNVIYMYAKDNYLLAATAKRVSAIIDDRSFKYDIDSRDVLFYDNKVYVLSIEGEILEFDHTLKLLRKVRLPFAVLSGIVIADNTLYTLEKGGYLIALSFDDFAPMVYKHNLSKKKSLFYNRNTIFYDKVYKRF